The Miscanthus floridulus cultivar M001 chromosome 17, ASM1932011v1, whole genome shotgun sequence genome has a window encoding:
- the LOC136518617 gene encoding uncharacterized protein — protein sequence MERHAEKPLLLLLVLSCLLLLPLVSAVPTPRSLRLGSQLQYPSALKLTSSQEAAIAAANMGRPTARMVVEVNDYQPSGPNNRHDPPKGPGRA from the exons ATGGAGCGCCACGCCGAGAAGCCGCTCCTCTTGCTCCTCGTGCtgtcctgcctcctcctcctccccctcgtcTCCGCCGTCCCCACGCCAA GAAGCCTGCGCCTGGGGAGCCAGCTGCAGTACCCGTCGGCTCTGAAGCTCACTTCTTCTCAG GAGGCGGCGATCGCGGCGGCCAACATGGGCAGACCGACGGCGAGGATGGTCGTGGAGGTGAACGACTACCAACCGTCTGGCCCCAACAACCGCCATGACCCACCCAAGGGTCCCGGAAGAGCTTGA